From a single Pleurodeles waltl isolate 20211129_DDA chromosome 10, aPleWal1.hap1.20221129, whole genome shotgun sequence genomic region:
- the LOC138262413 gene encoding uncharacterized protein F54H12.2-like yields MQQYNLNNTLLHLVCKITKANSANIDDDAKVAPIVYPIATMFNQVDINQVDRLVTQIDNMYAYRAYIESIPNYSHEALDTQLSVGLFYKDTHAHFEDTTLDGGIDEFKKRASFAAGSRQFDLLGRIHSYLFFQDKLLVNSIDLKIKLIHSKDAFCLISGDAEQYKLVILSVGLFIKRVKVSPSVRLAHAEALQLLNAKYAIERVALKIFSIPAGIQLTQQQNLFMGQLPKLIIIGFVDNTAFSGLYISIPFNFKHYDINYAALVYEGAVIPAKPFTPSFGTSNFHEELAR; encoded by the exons atgcaGCAATACAATCTCAACAATACACTACTGCATCTCGTCTGCAAAATAACAAAAGCGAACAGCGCCAACATCGAtgatgatgctaaagtggcgccaATCGTctaccccatcgcaaccatgtttaatcaggtggacattaaccAGGTCGATCGACTCGTTACGCAAattgataacatgtatgcctacagggcctacatagagagtattccaAATTACAGTCacgaagccctggacacacagctttcagtggggctcttctacaaagatactcacGCACATTTTGAGGACACGACTTTGGACGGTGGCATtgatgaatttaaaaaaagagccagctttgccgcaggcagtaggcagtttgaccttctggggcgcatacattcataccttttcttccaagataagcttctcgTCAACagtattgatcttaagatcaagCTCATCCACAGCAAGGACGCGTTTTGTCTCATCAGTGGTGATGCAGAACaatataaactggttatattgtctgtGGGCCTGTTTATAAAGAGAGTAAAAGTGTCACCtagtgtcagactggcccacgctgaagctttacaactattgaacgccaagtacgccattgaaagagtggctctgaagatattcagcatccccgccggtatTCAATTAACACAGCAGCAAAATCTATTTATGGGCCAACTCccaaaactcatcatcatagggtttgtggacaatacagcttttagcggacTCTATATCTCtatccctttcaacttcaaacactacgatatcAACTACGCTGCTTTGGTCTATGAGGGTGCTGTTATTCCCGCAAAACCGTTCACcccgagttttggaacatccaatttt CAcgaggaactggctcgttga